Proteins found in one Pseudomonas sp. P8_241 genomic segment:
- the pyrH gene encoding UMP kinase, protein MAQQGSGYQARYKRILLKLSGEALMGSEEFGIDPKVLDRMALEVGQLVGIGVQVGLVIGGGNLFRGAALSAAGMDRVTGDHMGMLATVMNALAMRDALERANISAIVMSAISMVGVTDHYDRRKAMRHLNAKEVVIFAAGTGNPFFTTDSAACLRAIEIDADVVLKATKVDGVYTADPFKDPHAEKFDHLTYDEVLDRKLGVMDLTAICLCRDHKMPLRVFNMNKPGALLNIVHGGAEGTLIEEGQQ, encoded by the coding sequence ATGGCTCAGCAGGGCAGTGGTTATCAGGCTCGCTATAAACGCATTCTACTCAAGCTTAGCGGCGAGGCCCTGATGGGCTCGGAAGAGTTCGGGATCGACCCGAAAGTTCTGGATCGCATGGCACTGGAAGTTGGCCAATTGGTCGGGATCGGCGTTCAGGTCGGTCTGGTCATCGGCGGCGGCAACCTGTTTCGCGGTGCAGCGCTCAGCGCTGCCGGCATGGATCGGGTAACAGGCGACCACATGGGCATGCTGGCCACTGTGATGAACGCCCTGGCTATGCGTGACGCGCTTGAACGTGCCAATATCTCGGCCATCGTGATGTCGGCCATTTCCATGGTGGGCGTGACCGATCACTATGATCGCCGCAAAGCCATGCGCCATCTGAATGCCAAGGAAGTCGTGATTTTCGCGGCGGGTACCGGCAATCCTTTCTTTACCACGGATTCGGCAGCCTGCCTGCGTGCTATCGAAATCGATGCCGATGTCGTGCTCAAGGCGACGAAGGTCGATGGTGTCTACACCGCTGACCCATTCAAAGACCCGCATGCCGAGAAGTTCGATCATCTGACCTACGATGAAGTGCTGGATCGCAAGCTGGGTGTGATGGATCTGACGGCCATTTGTCTGTGCCGCGACCACAAGATGCCGCTGCGCGTATTTAACATGAACAAGCCCGGCGCCCTGCTGAATATCGTTCACGGCGGCGCTGAAGGGACTCTGATCGAGGAAGGCCAACAATGA
- the frr gene encoding ribosome recycling factor has product MINEIKKDAQERMQKSVESLAHNFGRIRTGQAHPSILEGVMVPYYGSDTPIKQVANITVKDARTLQVVAFERNMLGAVDKAIGSAGLNLNPTNLGELLLISMPALTEETRKGFTKQARDVAEDARVAVRNIRRDANSQLKDLVKEKAISEDEERRATGEIDDLTKKFVAKIDADLAQKEKDLMAV; this is encoded by the coding sequence ATGATCAACGAAATCAAGAAAGACGCTCAAGAGCGCATGCAGAAGTCCGTCGAATCGCTGGCGCACAACTTCGGCCGTATCCGTACCGGCCAGGCGCACCCAAGCATTCTGGAAGGCGTGATGGTGCCGTACTACGGTTCCGATACTCCGATCAAGCAAGTAGCAAACATCACCGTCAAAGACGCCCGCACCCTGCAAGTGGTTGCCTTCGAGCGCAACATGCTGGGTGCTGTCGACAAGGCTATCGGTAGCGCAGGTCTGAACCTGAACCCGACCAACCTTGGCGAGCTGCTGCTGATCTCCATGCCGGCCCTGACCGAAGAAACCCGCAAGGGCTTCACCAAGCAGGCCCGTGACGTTGCTGAAGACGCTCGTGTTGCCGTGCGCAACATCCGTCGCGATGCGAACAGCCAGCTCAAGGATCTGGTCAAGGAAAAAGCCATCAGTGAAGACGAAGAGCGCCGCGCAACTGGCGAAATCGACGATCTGACGAAAAAATTCGTGGCAAAAATCGACGCGGATTTGGCGCAGAAAGAAAAAGACCTGATGGCCGTATAA
- the uppS gene encoding polyprenyl diphosphate synthase: protein MEKTKQAAPSIVPRHVAIIMDGNNRWAKKRFMPGVAGHKAGVDAVRAVIEVCAESGVEVLTLFAFSSENWQRPVDEVSALMDLFFKALRREAKRLNDNNISLRIIGDRSRFHPELQAAMREAEAMTAGANRFVLQIAANYGGQWDIAQAAQRLAREVQAGHLRPEDITPELLQTCLATGDLPLPDLCIRTGGEHRISNFLLWQLAYAELYFSDLFWPDFKHDAMRNALADFASRQRRFGKTSEQVEAGARV, encoded by the coding sequence ATGGAAAAGACCAAGCAGGCTGCGCCGTCTATAGTTCCGCGTCACGTCGCGATCATCATGGATGGTAATAATCGCTGGGCAAAAAAACGCTTTATGCCGGGAGTTGCAGGGCATAAGGCGGGCGTGGACGCGGTTCGCGCGGTCATTGAGGTGTGTGCTGAATCTGGGGTCGAAGTATTGACCCTGTTCGCGTTTTCCAGCGAGAACTGGCAGCGCCCGGTCGATGAAGTCAGTGCCTTGATGGATTTGTTCTTCAAGGCGTTGCGTCGTGAGGCCAAGCGCCTCAACGACAACAACATCAGTCTGCGCATCATTGGTGATCGCTCGCGCTTCCATCCCGAGCTTCAGGCGGCGATGCGCGAAGCGGAAGCCATGACGGCCGGTGCCAATCGTTTCGTTCTGCAGATCGCCGCCAACTACGGCGGTCAGTGGGATATTGCACAAGCCGCCCAGCGGCTGGCCCGGGAAGTCCAGGCCGGGCATCTGCGCCCGGAGGACATTACGCCGGAGCTGCTGCAGACCTGCCTGGCTACCGGCGACCTGCCATTGCCTGACCTGTGCATTCGCACGGGAGGCGAACACCGCATCAGCAACTTCCTGCTGTGGCAACTGGCCTACGCCGAATTGTACTTTTCCGACCTGTTCTGGCCGGACTTCAAACACGATGCCATGCGTAACGCGCTGGCCGATTTCGCATCCCGCCAGCGTCGCTTCGGTAAAACGAGCGAGCAGGTCGAGGCTGGAGCCCGGGTTTAA
- a CDS encoding phosphatidate cytidylyltransferase, with protein sequence MLKQRIITALILLPIALCGFFLLEGSGFALFIGLVVTLGAWEWARLAGFTAQPIRVAYAAVVAAILFVLHVLPALAPWVLGASVLWWGVATYLVLTYPRSSEHWASAVCKLVIGLLILLPAWQGLVLIKQESLGNWLIMAVMVLVWGADIGAYFSGRAFGKRKLAPQVSPGKSWEGVYGGLLLSLVITALVGIARDWSFSQMLMGLFGAAVIVFISVVGDLTESMFKRQSGIKDSSNLLPGHGGVLDRIDSLTAAIPVFAVLLWMAGP encoded by the coding sequence ATGCTTAAACAACGAATCATCACCGCACTGATCCTGCTGCCGATTGCCCTGTGCGGGTTTTTCCTGCTGGAGGGGTCCGGTTTTGCGCTGTTTATCGGTCTGGTCGTGACCCTTGGCGCCTGGGAATGGGCTCGTTTGGCAGGCTTTACCGCCCAGCCGATCCGGGTTGCTTATGCCGCTGTCGTCGCGGCAATTCTGTTTGTCTTGCACGTCCTGCCGGCCCTGGCCCCTTGGGTATTGGGGGCTTCGGTGTTGTGGTGGGGGGTAGCGACGTACCTGGTGCTGACGTACCCGCGCAGTAGCGAGCATTGGGCCAGTGCGGTCTGCAAGCTTGTCATCGGGCTGCTGATCTTGCTGCCGGCCTGGCAGGGCCTGGTTCTGATCAAGCAGGAGTCTTTGGGTAACTGGTTGATCATGGCGGTGATGGTGCTGGTCTGGGGGGCTGATATCGGGGCGTACTTTTCCGGTCGGGCCTTCGGCAAGCGCAAGCTGGCGCCGCAAGTCAGTCCAGGCAAAAGCTGGGAGGGCGTGTATGGTGGTCTGTTGCTGAGCCTGGTCATCACTGCACTCGTCGGTATTGCGCGTGACTGGAGCTTTTCTCAGATGCTGATGGGCCTGTTTGGCGCAGCAGTCATCGTGTTTATTTCGGTGGTCGGAGATCTCACGGAAAGCATGTTCAAGCGCCAATCCGGAATCAAGGACAGCAGTAACCTGCTGCCCGGCCACGGCGGTGTGCTGGATCGGATCGACAGCCTGACGGCGGCAATACCAGTGTTCGCCGTGCTGCTGTGGATGGCGGGACCATGA
- the ispC gene encoding 1-deoxy-D-xylulose-5-phosphate reductoisomerase, producing MSHPQQITVLGATGSIGLSTLDVIARHPDRYQVFALSGFTRLAELLALCVRHSPRFAVVPEAYAAVRLQDDLLAAGLSTRVLVGEEGLCQVAADPQVDAVMAAIVGAAGLRPTLAAVEAGKKILLANKEALVMSGALFMQAVRKSGSVLLPIDSEHNAIFQCMPRDFDRGLSAVGVRRILLTASGGPFRQTPMAELAHVSPDQACAHPNWSMGRKISVDSASMMNKGLELIEACWLFDAKPSQVEVVIHPQSVIHSLVDYVDGSVLAQLGNPDMRTPIANALAWPERIDSGVAPLDLFAIARLDFQAPDEERFPCLRLARQAAEAGNSAPAMLNAANEVAVAAFLDGRVRYPEIASIIEEVLNLEPVVAVDDLEAVFTADAKARLLAGHWLSRHGR from the coding sequence ATGAGTCACCCACAGCAGATTACCGTTCTGGGCGCTACGGGTTCGATTGGCCTGAGTACACTCGACGTCATTGCCCGGCATCCGGATCGTTATCAGGTTTTCGCCCTCAGCGGTTTCACTCGGTTGGCCGAGCTGCTGGCGCTTTGTGTGCGCCACTCTCCACGGTTTGCCGTGGTGCCCGAGGCCTATGCTGCCGTGCGCTTGCAGGATGATTTGCTCGCGGCGGGCCTCTCGACCCGCGTGCTGGTCGGTGAGGAAGGCCTTTGTCAGGTAGCGGCTGACCCGCAAGTCGATGCGGTCATGGCGGCTATTGTCGGGGCGGCGGGATTGCGTCCGACCCTGGCGGCAGTAGAGGCAGGCAAGAAGATTCTCCTGGCCAACAAGGAGGCGCTGGTCATGTCCGGCGCTTTGTTCATGCAGGCTGTGCGTAAAAGCGGTTCGGTATTGCTGCCGATCGACAGTGAGCACAACGCGATTTTTCAGTGCATGCCGCGGGATTTCGACCGTGGATTGAGTGCTGTCGGCGTGCGTCGGATTCTGCTGACAGCTTCTGGTGGCCCGTTCCGACAGACACCGATGGCTGAATTGGCCCATGTTTCACCTGATCAGGCCTGCGCGCACCCAAACTGGTCCATGGGGCGCAAGATTTCCGTTGATTCGGCCAGCATGATGAACAAAGGCCTTGAGTTGATCGAAGCTTGCTGGCTATTCGATGCCAAGCCATCCCAGGTCGAAGTAGTGATTCACCCGCAGAGTGTGATTCACTCGCTGGTCGACTATGTCGATGGTTCTGTTTTGGCGCAGTTGGGTAATCCAGACATGCGCACGCCAATTGCCAACGCTTTGGCCTGGCCCGAGCGAATTGATTCGGGGGTTGCCCCTTTGGACCTGTTCGCCATTGCGCGCCTGGATTTCCAGGCGCCTGACGAAGAACGCTTCCCGTGTCTGCGATTGGCGCGGCAGGCGGCTGAAGCCGGTAATAGTGCTCCTGCCATGCTCAATGCGGCGAATGAAGTCGCCGTGGCAGCGTTTCTCGACGGACGGGTTCGTTACCCGGAAATCGCGAGTATTATCGAGGAAGTATTGAATCTGGAGCCCGTAGTGGCGGTGGATGATCTTGAAGCAGTGTTCACGGCAGATGCGAAAGCGCGACTGCTGGCCGGGCATTGGCTCAGTCGTCACGGACGCTAA
- the rseP gene encoding sigma E protease regulator RseP, giving the protein MSALYMIVGTLVALGVLVTFHEFGHFWVARRCGVKVLRFSVGFGMPLLRWHDKQGTEFVVAAIPLGGYVKMLDEREGEVPLDQLDQSFNRKTVRQRIAIVAAGPIANFLLALVFFWVLAMLGSEQVRPVIGAVESGSIAAKAGLSRGQEIVAIDGEATSGWAAVNLQLVRRLGESGSLQVMVREQGSTADSPRELALDKWLKGADEPDPIQSLGIRPWRPALPPVLAEIDPKGPAQTAGLKTGDRLLALDGRSVDDWQQVVDTVRKHPDTKIMLRVERDGAQIDVPVTLASRGESKSPSGYLGAGVKAVDWPPEMIREVSYGPLAAIGEGASRTWTMSVLTLDSLKKMLFGELSVKNLSGPITIAKVAGASAQSGVADFLNFLAYLSISLGVLNLLPIPVLDGGHLLFYLIEWARGRPLSDRVQGWGIQIGISLVVGVMLLALVNDLGRL; this is encoded by the coding sequence ATGAGCGCGCTTTATATGATTGTCGGCACCCTGGTTGCACTGGGTGTGCTGGTTACCTTCCACGAGTTCGGCCATTTTTGGGTCGCGCGTCGCTGTGGGGTCAAAGTGCTGCGTTTCTCCGTAGGCTTTGGCATGCCGCTGCTGCGCTGGCATGACAAGCAAGGCACCGAGTTCGTGGTTGCCGCCATCCCGCTGGGTGGTTACGTGAAGATGCTCGACGAGCGGGAGGGCGAAGTACCACTCGATCAACTCGATCAATCGTTCAATCGCAAGACCGTCCGCCAGCGCATCGCTATCGTGGCGGCGGGACCGATTGCCAACTTTCTGCTGGCCCTGGTGTTTTTCTGGGTGTTGGCGATGCTCGGCAGCGAGCAGGTGCGTCCGGTCATTGGTGCCGTCGAGTCCGGTAGCATCGCGGCCAAGGCAGGCTTGAGTCGGGGGCAGGAGATCGTCGCCATTGATGGTGAAGCGACTTCTGGCTGGGCTGCGGTGAATCTGCAGCTTGTCCGCCGCCTGGGGGAAAGCGGTTCGCTGCAAGTCATGGTTCGCGAGCAAGGTTCTACGGCCGACTCTCCTCGGGAGCTGGCGCTGGATAAGTGGCTCAAGGGGGCTGATGAGCCTGATCCGATCCAATCCCTGGGTATCCGTCCATGGCGCCCGGCATTGCCGCCGGTGTTGGCCGAAATCGATCCAAAGGGGCCGGCTCAAACTGCCGGCCTGAAAACCGGTGACCGTTTGTTGGCCCTCGATGGCCGCTCGGTGGATGATTGGCAGCAGGTGGTGGATACCGTCCGTAAGCATCCTGATACCAAAATCATGCTGCGGGTCGAGCGCGACGGTGCTCAAATCGACGTCCCGGTAACATTGGCTTCGCGAGGCGAAAGCAAGTCTCCTAGTGGTTATCTGGGCGCTGGGGTGAAGGCGGTGGATTGGCCGCCGGAAATGATTCGCGAGGTCAGTTACGGTCCGTTGGCCGCGATCGGCGAAGGCGCTAGCCGCACCTGGACCATGAGTGTGCTGACCCTCGATTCACTCAAGAAAATGTTGTTCGGCGAGCTCTCGGTAAAAAACTTGAGTGGACCGATAACCATTGCTAAAGTGGCGGGCGCTTCGGCCCAGTCGGGTGTCGCTGATTTCCTGAATTTCCTTGCTTATCTGAGTATTAGCCTGGGTGTTCTGAATCTGTTGCCCATTCCTGTGCTGGATGGGGGACATTTGTTGTTTTATCTGATCGAGTGGGCGCGTGGTCGTCCCTTGTCAGATCGGGTGCAGGGTTGGGGGATACAGATCGGTATCAGTTTGGTGGTCGGGGTGATGTTGCTTGCTCTGGTCAATGATCTGGGTCGACTGTAA
- the bamA gene encoding outer membrane protein assembly factor BamA has translation MKRLLLTAVLTVLMIAEVHAESFTISDIRVNGLQRVSAGSVFGALPLNVGEQADDRRLVESTRALFKTGFFQDIQLGRDGNVLVITVVERPSVASIEIEGNKAISTEDLMKGLKQSGLAEGEIFQRATLEGVRNELQRQYVAQGRYSATVDTEVVPQPRNRVALKVNINEGTVAAIQHINVVGNTVFPDEDLIDLFELKTTNWLSFFKNDDKYAREKLSGDLERLRSYYLDRGYINMDIASTQVSITPDKKHVYITVNVNEGEKYTVRDVKLSGDLKVPEDQVKSLLLVQKGQVFSRKLMTTTSELITRRLGNEGYTFANVNGVPQPHDDDHTVDITFAVDPGKRAYVNRINFRGNTKSEDEVLRREMRQMEGGWASTYLIDQSKTRLERLGFFKEVNVETPAVPGVDDQVDVNYSVEEQASGSITASVGFAQSAGLILGGSITQNNFLGTGNKVSVGLTRSEYQTRYNFGFVDPYWTADGVSLGYNAFYRTTDYDELDVDVASYAVDSLGAGVSVGYPISETSRLTFGLTAQQDEIKTGVYTVDEIFDFVNKEGDKYLNFKASAGWSESTLNKGVLATRGHSQSLVLESTTPGSDLSFFKLDYRGQLFQPLSENYTMRLHTELGYGDGYGSTDGLPFYENYYAGGFNSVRGFKDSTLGPRSTPSTGKNPGTALDPDQDPLPFGGNVLIQGGVEVLFPLPFIKDQRSLRTSVFWDVGNVFNSSCSDTTNADGTKSNTKCDDISLSNMASSVGVGVTWVTALGPLSFALAMPVKKPDDAETQVFQFSLGQTF, from the coding sequence ATGAAACGTCTGCTGCTAACTGCGGTTCTCACCGTATTGATGATCGCCGAAGTTCACGCCGAGTCCTTCACTATCTCTGATATTCGCGTCAATGGCCTCCAGCGGGTCTCCGCGGGTAGCGTCTTTGGTGCTTTGCCGTTGAACGTCGGTGAACAGGCGGATGATCGTCGCCTGGTGGAATCCACTCGTGCGTTGTTCAAAACCGGTTTCTTTCAAGATATCCAGCTGGGCCGTGACGGCAACGTCCTGGTCATCACGGTAGTCGAGCGTCCATCCGTCGCCAGCATCGAGATCGAAGGTAACAAGGCGATCTCTACCGAAGACCTGATGAAAGGCCTCAAGCAATCCGGTCTGGCCGAAGGCGAGATCTTCCAGCGTGCAACGCTCGAAGGTGTGCGTAACGAACTGCAGCGTCAATACGTCGCCCAGGGTCGCTACTCGGCGACCGTCGACACCGAGGTGGTGCCGCAACCGCGCAACCGCGTCGCGCTGAAGGTCAACATCAACGAAGGTACCGTTGCCGCTATCCAGCACATCAACGTGGTGGGCAACACCGTCTTCCCTGATGAAGACCTGATCGACCTGTTCGAACTCAAGACAACCAACTGGTTGTCGTTCTTCAAGAACGACGACAAGTACGCCCGTGAAAAACTGTCCGGTGACCTTGAGCGTCTGCGCTCCTACTACCTGGACCGTGGCTACATCAACATGGATATCGCCTCGACCCAGGTGTCCATCACGCCGGACAAGAAGCACGTCTATATCACTGTCAACGTCAACGAAGGCGAGAAGTACACCGTTCGTGACGTCAAGCTGAGCGGTGACCTGAAAGTCCCTGAGGACCAGGTCAAGTCGTTGCTGCTGGTGCAAAAAGGCCAGGTGTTCTCGCGCAAGCTGATGACCACCACCTCCGAACTGATCACCCGCCGACTGGGTAACGAGGGTTATACCTTCGCCAACGTCAACGGCGTGCCTCAACCGCACGATGACGACCATACCGTAGACATCACGTTCGCTGTCGATCCTGGCAAGCGTGCTTACGTGAATCGCATCAACTTCCGTGGCAACACCAAGTCCGAAGACGAAGTGCTGCGCCGTGAAATGCGTCAAATGGAAGGCGGCTGGGCTTCGACCTACCTGATCGACCAGTCCAAGACCCGTCTGGAGCGTCTGGGCTTCTTCAAGGAAGTCAACGTCGAAACCCCGGCCGTACCGGGTGTCGATGACCAGGTCGACGTTAACTACAGCGTTGAAGAGCAGGCCTCCGGTTCCATCACTGCCAGTGTCGGTTTTGCCCAAAGCGCCGGTTTGATCCTCGGTGGGTCGATCACCCAGAACAACTTCCTGGGTACCGGTAACAAGGTCAGCGTCGGCCTGACCCGAAGCGAATACCAAACCCGTTATAACTTCGGCTTTGTGGACCCCTACTGGACCGCCGATGGCGTTAGCCTGGGTTACAACGCTTTCTACCGTACGACTGACTACGACGAGCTTGATGTCGACGTGGCGAGCTATGCGGTGGACAGCCTGGGTGCGGGTGTCAGCGTCGGATACCCGATCAGCGAGACTTCGCGTCTGACCTTTGGCCTGACGGCTCAGCAGGATGAGATCAAGACAGGTGTGTACACCGTTGACGAGATCTTCGACTTCGTTAACAAGGAAGGCGACAAGTATCTGAACTTCAAGGCTTCGGCCGGTTGGTCCGAGTCCACCCTGAACAAGGGCGTGCTCGCCACCCGTGGTCATTCCCAGAGCCTGGTGCTGGAATCCACGACGCCTGGCAGTGACCTGTCGTTCTTCAAACTCGACTACCGTGGCCAGTTGTTCCAGCCATTGAGCGAGAACTACACCATGCGCCTGCACACTGAGCTGGGGTATGGCGACGGTTATGGTTCGACGGATGGCTTGCCATTCTACGAAAACTACTATGCTGGTGGTTTCAACTCGGTTCGTGGCTTCAAGGACAGCACTTTGGGTCCGCGCAGCACGCCAAGTACCGGCAAGAACCCTGGCACCGCGCTCGACCCGGACCAGGATCCGCTGCCGTTCGGTGGTAACGTCCTGATCCAGGGTGGTGTGGAAGTTCTGTTCCCGCTGCCGTTCATCAAGGATCAACGCTCCCTGCGTACGTCGGTATTTTGGGATGTGGGTAACGTTTTCAACTCATCCTGCTCGGATACCACAAACGCGGATGGCACGAAGTCCAACACCAAGTGTGATGACATCAGCCTGAGCAATATGGCCAGTTCCGTTGGTGTGGGTGTGACCTGGGTCACCGCACTGGGTCCTCTGAGTTTTGCTTTGGCCATGCCGGTCAAGAAACCGGATGATGCTGAAACTCAAGTGTTCCAATTTTCCCTCGGCCAGACGTTCTAA
- a CDS encoding OmpH family outer membrane protein, with translation MRKLTQLVLLASVLVAGPAFADMKIAVLNYQMALLESDAAKKYAVDAEKKFGPQLTKLKTLESSAKGIQDRLMAGGDKMQQGERERLELEFKQKARDFQFQSKELNEAKAVADREMLKQLKPKLDSAVEEVIKKGAFDLVFERGAVIDVKPQYDITRQVIERMNQLK, from the coding sequence GTGCGTAAGTTGACTCAATTGGTTCTCCTCGCTTCCGTACTGGTAGCAGGCCCGGCATTTGCCGACATGAAAATCGCCGTTCTGAACTATCAAATGGCCTTGCTGGAATCCGACGCGGCCAAGAAGTACGCCGTGGATGCCGAGAAGAAGTTCGGTCCTCAGCTGACCAAGCTCAAGACTCTGGAAAGCAGCGCCAAGGGTATTCAGGATCGTCTGATGGCTGGCGGCGACAAGATGCAGCAAGGCGAGCGCGAGCGTCTTGAGCTCGAATTCAAGCAAAAGGCCCGCGACTTCCAGTTCCAGTCCAAGGAACTGAATGAGGCCAAAGCCGTTGCCGACCGTGAAATGCTGAAGCAGCTCAAGCCGAAACTGGACAGCGCTGTGGAAGAAGTCATCAAGAAAGGTGCTTTTGACCTGGTCTTCGAGCGTGGCGCAGTGATTGATGTCAAGCCTCAGTACGACATCACGCGCCAGGTTATCGAGCGCATGAATCAGCTGAAGTAA
- the lpxD gene encoding UDP-3-O-(3-hydroxymyristoyl)glucosamine N-acyltransferase produces the protein MTATIKLGQLAEFLGATLRGDPEKEITGLATLQEAGPAQLSFLANPQYRKYLAGSQAAALLLKAADAEGFAGNALVVPDPYAAYARISHLFDPKPKAVIGVHPTAVIADDAVVDPTASIGAFAVIEGSVRIAAGVTIGAHCFIGARSEIGEGGWLAPRVTLYHDVRVGKRVVIQSGAVLGGEGFGFANEKGIWQKIAQIGGVLIGDDVEIGVNTAIDRGALADTILGNGVKLDNQIQIAHNVQVGDHTAMAACVGISGSTKIGKHCMLAGGVGLVGHIEVCDNVFITGMTMVTHSITEPGAYSSGTAMQPAAEWRKSAARLRQLDDIARRLRQLEKQVGEVTPDGNASSDG, from the coding sequence ATGACCGCGACTATAAAGCTCGGCCAATTGGCCGAGTTCCTCGGCGCCACACTGCGTGGCGACCCGGAGAAAGAAATCACTGGGCTAGCCACCTTGCAGGAGGCTGGCCCAGCTCAGTTGAGCTTTCTCGCAAACCCCCAGTACCGAAAATACCTGGCAGGCAGTCAGGCTGCAGCTTTATTGCTCAAAGCCGCTGATGCTGAAGGTTTTGCCGGTAATGCGTTGGTTGTGCCAGACCCGTACGCGGCTTACGCCCGAATTTCCCACTTGTTCGATCCCAAGCCCAAGGCAGTTATTGGTGTTCACCCGACAGCGGTGATTGCTGATGACGCAGTGGTTGATCCGACGGCAAGCATCGGTGCCTTTGCAGTCATTGAAGGTTCGGTGCGTATTGCAGCCGGAGTGACCATCGGCGCGCACTGTTTCATCGGTGCCCGGAGTGAAATTGGTGAGGGCGGGTGGCTTGCGCCGCGCGTCACGCTGTATCACGACGTTCGGGTCGGCAAGCGGGTGGTGATTCAGTCCGGTGCTGTACTCGGCGGCGAAGGCTTCGGTTTTGCCAATGAGAAAGGCATCTGGCAAAAAATCGCCCAGATCGGTGGTGTGTTGATTGGGGACGATGTGGAAATTGGCGTGAATACTGCCATTGACCGTGGTGCATTGGCCGATACCATCCTTGGCAATGGCGTTAAACTCGACAACCAGATACAGATCGCCCACAACGTTCAGGTTGGTGACCACACCGCCATGGCGGCGTGCGTGGGCATTTCCGGCAGTACGAAAATCGGCAAGCATTGCATGCTGGCCGGTGGAGTCGGGCTGGTAGGGCACATAGAAGTTTGCGACAACGTTTTTATCACCGGCATGACCATGGTGACCCACTCGATTACCGAACCGGGCGCTTATTCATCCGGTACGGCGATGCAGCCCGCAGCCGAATGGCGCAAAAGCGCGGCACGCCTTCGTCAGCTCGATGACATCGCACGACGTCTGCGACAGTTGGAAAAGCAAGTAGGGGAAGTGACCCCTGACGGTAATGCTTCATCAGATGGCTGA
- the fabZ gene encoding 3-hydroxyacyl-ACP dehydratase FabZ has product MMDINEIREYLPHRYPFLLVDRVVDLDVEGKRIRAYKNVSINEPFFNGHFPAHPIMPGVLIIEAMAQAAGILGFKMLDVKPADGTLYYFVGSDKLRFRQPVLPGDQLILEAKFLSCKRQIWKFECQASVDGKPVCSAEIICAERKL; this is encoded by the coding sequence ATGATGGACATCAACGAGATTCGCGAATACCTGCCTCACCGTTACCCGTTCCTGCTGGTGGACCGGGTCGTGGATCTGGATGTGGAAGGCAAGCGCATTCGCGCCTACAAGAATGTCAGCATCAACGAGCCATTCTTCAATGGTCACTTCCCTGCGCATCCAATCATGCCAGGCGTATTGATCATCGAAGCGATGGCTCAGGCTGCCGGGATCCTTGGTTTCAAAATGCTCGACGTGAAGCCGGCCGATGGCACGCTCTACTACTTTGTCGGCTCTGACAAGCTGCGCTTCCGTCAGCCAGTGCTGCCGGGTGATCAGTTGATCCTCGAAGCCAAGTTTCTGAGCTGCAAGCGGCAGATCTGGAAGTTCGAATGCCAGGCTTCGGTCGACGGCAAACCAGTCTGCTCCGCTGAAATCATCTGTGCGGAACGCAAGCTATGA
- the lpxA gene encoding acyl-ACP--UDP-N-acetylglucosamine O-acyltransferase: MSLIDPRAIIDPTAVLADGVEVGPWSIIGAGVEIGEGTVIGPHVILKGPTRIGKHNRIYQFSSVGEDTPDLKYKGEETRLVIGDHNVIREGVTIHRGTVQDRSETTLGDHNLIMAYAHIGHDSVIGNHCILVNNTALAGHVHVHDWAILSGFTLVHQYCHIGAHSFSGMGTAIGKDVPAYVTVFGNPAEARSMNFEGMRRRGFSEDAIHALRRAYKVVYRQGLTVEQALAELAEPSAQFPEVAVFRDSIQSSTRGITR, translated from the coding sequence ATGAGTTTGATTGACCCTCGCGCAATCATCGATCCGACGGCCGTCCTGGCCGACGGCGTCGAGGTCGGCCCGTGGTCGATCATCGGCGCAGGTGTGGAAATCGGCGAGGGTACAGTCATCGGGCCGCACGTGATCCTCAAGGGTCCGACCCGGATCGGCAAGCACAATCGCATCTACCAGTTTTCCTCGGTGGGTGAAGACACGCCGGATCTGAAATACAAAGGCGAAGAAACCCGCCTGGTCATTGGTGACCACAACGTCATCCGCGAAGGCGTGACGATCCATCGTGGCACGGTTCAGGATCGGTCGGAAACCACCCTGGGCGATCACAATCTGATCATGGCCTATGCCCATATCGGCCACGACAGCGTCATCGGGAACCACTGCATTCTGGTAAACAACACCGCTCTGGCCGGCCATGTGCATGTGCATGATTGGGCGATTCTGTCTGGTTTTACGCTGGTGCATCAGTATTGCCACATTGGCGCCCACAGCTTTTCCGGCATGGGCACAGCGATCGGCAAGGACGTCCCTGCTTATGTCACGGTGTTCGGTAATCCTGCCGAAGCCCGAAGCATGAACTTCGAAGGCATGCGTCGTCGTGGTTTCAGTGAGGACGCCATCCATGCGTTGCGCCGAGCCTACAAAGTGGTTTACCGCCAGGGACTGACGGTCGAGCAGGCGCTTGCCGAGCTGGCGGAGCCTTCGGCGCAGTTTCCGGAAGTGGCCGTTTTCCGCGACTCGATCCAGTCTTCGACCCGCGGCATCACGCGCTAA